The Aedes albopictus strain Foshan chromosome 2, AalbF5, whole genome shotgun sequence region CCGAATCCTTGCTGATATGCTTTGTGGTTGTTGTACGTGCTGGTGCTGTTACTGTTGAGAAAATTGCCgccactgttgttgttgttgcggttGGAATCCCTTCCAAAAAGACTAGTGGCCACGTTGTTGCGGAAATACTGACTGCCATTGTTGCCACCACCGAATGTTTTGTTAAATGCATTGACTGCAACGTTTAAACCCATCTTATTCCTATTTGAAATACTATCGTAGTTGTTGTAGCTTTTCCACTGGAACGTTTGCTGTTGCTGTGCCtggtgttgttgctgttgctggaaAATTGTCGCCAAATTGACCTGCCCCATGCTCGCTGTAGCTCCTCCTCCGTTTGACGGTGATGTTCCATTTACCGGATATCGAAAATCACAACACTTACACTTGACCATCGTGTATTCCTGAATATGGCCATTCGCTCCCAAACGATGGTACTGGGAACGATTGTCCAGAAAGAAATGAATATTATCATTCTCCGGCAGCTGAGCGAATTGCAAACGGAAGTGATCCGGCGAAGTTAGGTTGTCCAGAAGATTCAGCACGTTGCGGCCACCAATTTCGACTTTGACCACCTTCGGCATTGTCGGTTCCGAATCGGGCAGATCCTGCGCTGTGGCATCAACGAATTCGTCCGAGCCGATGCCATCACTGTTGCTGCTGATGCTATCCGTGGACGAAAGCGACGAACAtgccgacgatgacgacgagcTAGACGATTTTGGTTCGATCGACTCCGACTCGTTAACTGTTTCCGAAATAGTCTTCTCGGGGGATGACAATGGAGAACTAGTCGTTGGGCTTTCCACTTCCTCCGTTGGTGTAGTTGGTGGCGAGGACGGTTTCTGTGAAAGTTGAGTCAAACATGTCGTAATGGCTTGGAATGCAATTTGGAGATGCATTCATAAAATTTGTCTAATCCTGATTATTATGAGCTTTGcatacataaatacaaaatgtttCGTCGTTTGTTTACTTTTccggttaaaaaaaaaactgcacctaCACGTTCTTggatattattgaattatcaaacaCTAGATAACAAGTTGCATTACCCGTCATAGGAAGTAGAGACTCCCACAGAAATGCAGCAACAGTTTCAACAGCAaataatttcaaacaaaaaattctGCATAATCTGGAATATCTCGAAATTTTGAAGATCTAAGGCCACGGTTTCCAATCTTGGCTCTCGcctgtcgtcactgcgcttttcgtaaaacaatcgaagcgcGCCTGCAAGCGGTTgaggggtcgcgaaacgaaggttggaaAGCTATGATCTAAGGTAATGCCCCGTCGTTAGAAAAGCTGCACAAACTGCAATGAAAACGACCTCTTTGTAGATTTGTAGAATTTATAGATGTTCTTAGTGATGATGAACTTTTTTAGATGATTGACTATAGCTGCACCACTGCTGTTTCATTCACATACTTGTGACGGGGAGTGTATACCAGTAAAAATAGTGTTTCGAAATGCTAGCTAGTATTAGAATAGTCTGAATTGAGTTCTGTGTTCATGCAATACGCGCTCCGAAAGAAACAGTATCAGCGTAAACACAGCTCGCAGATTTTGCTCAAAATGCCAGCAAAAGTACAATTCCAACTAGAAAATTGGTAGATATGGTTTGCCGGAAATTCTTGGCTATTGCCAAGACGTCCAGACTGGCATACCACGCACCAAGCTCAAGATCGCACACTGCTTTTCTGGTTGTACCACGTTTCTGTTAAGAAACCGTCTTGCTGAGACATAAATTGCTTCATCTCAGACCTTCCCGAAGCAGTACGATGAGAGAGTAATCATTGATACTCGTGTGGATGCTCCAAGTGCGAGATTAACACTAGCTAACGAATGATATCCAAGAGCGCGCACATTGTTACGACCGTGAACGAAGCTTTCATTTTTTTAACCCTTTAATAATGGCATTGTTGTATTTTGTAGAACCCATTAAAAAAGCTCGGTTGCTATACACAACATCAACGTGATGGTGAAAGTGGTGGCTGACCGCGCGACTATCGGAAGGTTAATGAGAAATACAAGGTTTCCCTTCAGATTGTTCCCGTTCAACCTAATTATCGTAAATAGATAGGGGAAGAGATGACAAACTGAACAAGTAGattggaattcctgaacgaatacgTAGCTGCTTCCCTAAAAGATTCCTTGCTGAAAATATAGaaagaaatcctcaagaaaactcttgcaggaatttcatccaaggaatcattgaatgaatatccaaaatccctggaagaatttctccaggaaattttgggGAAATTACTGACAAAGCTGAAtgcatccctggaaaacttcatgaaaacatttctagaggaggaattttgaagaaatcgttggaggcatatctgatgaaattcttgggtgcATCACGCATGCGCGTAACTAGAGCGCATTTGGCAGCTCTGAGGaaatctgaagaatccctgggggaattcttggaggaatcattggaggaattcctaaagaaataaaggggaattccagaaaaaaaaatccctgaggaacttcctgggtgaattcaagaaggaatctttgagggaattcctgaaggaatccttgaagaagttcctgaaagaatccttgggaaatttctgaaggaatttctggtggaatttctgaaggaatctctggaggaatttctgaaggaatccctgatggaattcctgaaggaacccctggtggaattcctgaatgaatccctggtggaattcctgaaggaatccccagagggctTTATGAAggagaggaattccttaatgaacccctgagaaattcttgaagtaatcccaagaaaaaaataatctgaagTAGGATTACGGGATAAGACTCAgtaagaaatttttaagaaatcgtgggaaaaaatcctgaagcatttcccggaaaaaaaatccgtgaAATAATCAATATCGCAACCCCTGGAAGTATTCGCGAAGGAATGTGTTGAAAAATTCCTGTTGGACAACCTTCGtttgaataggaggcaatcagtgaagtactagattgaaagtagtgagctggatttttgtatggcgagatgatcaattctccatttctgcaatgaaatggtgcaaacagcgtgggttatatgatttattgactaatttgatgctgtttgagcaaaagcttggataactgtgttgttgaagttgcaggtaaaaataatacaacaacacagttattcaaacttttgctcaaatagcataaaattagccaataaatcatataacctacgctgtttacaccatttcattgcagaaatggagaattgttcatctcaccatacaaaaatcctgctcactactttcaatctagtacttcactgattgcctcctattgaacaCTAATAGGAcatatcggtgaagtactagatttgtagtaatgacctgaattttagtatggtgataaggtgaatggggcacgttcggtgtagtactagatttgtagtaatgagctgaattttagtatggtgagaaggtcagttctctgtttttgcaatgaaatggtacaaatagcgtgggtattataattccttgcctaatttgatgctgtttgagcaaaactttggataactatgttgtttatgttgcaagaaatggagaaaacaacaacactgttgcccaaagttttgctcaaacagcatcaaattaggcaatgaatcataatacccacgctttttgtaccatttcactgcagaaacggagaattgaccttctcaccatactaaaattcagctcattcagggtgtctactcataactcaaaataaaattccctgagttttccaggtttttccagatgaaattttgaaagtttataattctCGCGTTCAgcatcatacaggcgtatctacaatgatcgatttctcttcatcgattttctcttcggattattccgggaaatgcgaccaatattcggatgatctctcggtttaTTCCGGTAAATGACGACTACGACTAGCTTCTAaatcaacaaaaacaaccgaaaatgatttaccGGCCAAGCTATTTAACAAAGAGAAAATCGgtaaagagaaatcgatcattgtagatacgcctgtatgatactaagcgtgagaattcaaaaaataacccaaattttctaaaaattataaagggtgactttgggtatcatcggcaggattgttctcttcgtcatgagagaTTTACGTCGCCAAAATTGCcttaaacttgatcatattcagcttggttgggaaggatttgatgccaactatgagttcaacaggtttgaaaaaaccatgacgaagagaacaaaactgccaaaaatacgtaagtttccctgctcttcaaaaatctttcacgatttctgagcgtaattcctggaatttcttccaaagtttcttcctggctttccgcaggattctttcacgagatatctgtttgagtacgtcccgatatttcttgcaaaggttttccgatatacttccagagattctcgctggattccttctgaagatccatccaaaactattcaaagtttcttcaagaatgtcattggatGAACCTCGTAGcaatgcggttagagtccggatggATGAGGGTTCGCTTCCCGCTCAGAGCGATGAtttttttcacgagaatagcttcttatccctAGCCACTCCGTGTttagtttcgttcaatcggtacagccgccggctgaagcgagtgtccatgtcttttttagtggttttccgggatagctatccaatagtttatgtcgggatttttaccgatagttttccgatagtactcttgttttcctcgcggaacttcaggattccatgaggtattCAGAATTCCTTCTTGGATGTCCCTAAAATTTCTTCTCGGAATTACTATTACCTAAAACTTtcttcgagatgtctcattttttctcaggtttttcctgaagttcctgtcgagatttcttcaaaaacacttTGCTGAGTTTCTCACAAGATtatatttgaattccctcgaatatttctccaggaatttcctataagatatttcgtaagttatcttagaagacattctgaggaaaacccgtagaagaatccctgaaacaacttTGGGAGACATctctaaaggagtatccagaatctcgggacaatttcttgtaaagattccgggaagaaatttggaaataatgcagagaatatctcaggtagcggacctggtgtgatggttagaactcttgaccatcacgccgaggacctgggatcgaatcccactcccgacaaactcgcaaaatgtgagttcttccttcggaagggaagtaaagcgttggtcccgagatgaactagcctagggctaaaaatctcgttaatacagttaaaaaaaaaaaatctcaggtagatcaatgcaagaaatccggtacaactacaaggaacagcctggctctgaaagaatgcaagaaaagaactcaatgagaaatatcagcaataactcctgtagaaatcccaggaggcactctggaaaaaaatcataggaGAAAGTCCAGGTTAAATAAGAAAAACTCGGAGaaacatctcatgaccaacatcggaaggaatcttctgagagaagttccaggagatactctgaGAGAAATcacaggtaaaacttcaaaataaacctcgcgaaaacttttgagaaactcctgtaggagaccaggaagaacatctcgaagaaagcccagagcaattgtttgaagatatcacagaaaaaaatgaaagaaatctcatgcagtaaattcgtgaaaactccttcagaaacccttggaggaactttaacagaaaccccaggaataattcctttagcaactccgaaaaaaaatctgtatagatcttctggggaagtcccaagaggaacaccggaaggaattgtgtaaaatttccatgaggaatgccgagagaaattccacgatttatcccaagagaaattcttatagagtattcgggataaattctggtagaaatcctacgaagatttctttgagcaaaacactggaggaactttgggaagaaatagcatccttgtgaaaaactccaagagaaatcggttggaattcaagaatcctggaaggaatccggaagtataaaaaaataggaatttacacgtgacgtaaaccatcaacgtaagtaaacatttcatgaccgaatggcaaatttgacttaattttacatccatcatgtaaattCGAGTTGATTGCAAAAGATGTCAGCAAATCTATCTgcccagataggtagaaacactTTTACATTTGTCGTCtgcctcacaactcggtgatacagccgagaggtatagtacgtgcctctcaatcagcggaccagagatcgaatccagttcattattttacttacatatgttttatctctcgcttcggctctagcaattgtaagctcgactttatttgtgatagaagacgtaaatttatgtcaaacgggccgctccttttatgtgcattcaaattaacttaaatttacatgattttttctaagagtgtacctttccggaaaaaaacaaaaatgaatatctgaaaaaatagcgtcaaaaatgcggaaggaatttaagaaatcctgggagacatttcaggaggtatttctaaagaagttccagaaattctggacggaatttctggaaaaactccttgtagcgtaatttctatatggatttttactaccaagTTTTTATTCATAtgaccaaatgttttttttttttatcggagtaaaatttccctgagtactcaggatattccctgagtattccaggtttttccctgttaaataaaattccctgaggattcccggttttccaggttttttcaggtagtagacaccctgtcattactacaaatctagtacttcaccgatctgtcctattctccgtttctgcaatgaaatggtgcaaaaagcgtgggtattataatcccttgcctaaattgatgctgtttgagcaaaactttgggcaacagtgttgctgttttctccatttcttgcaacataaacaaatagttatccaaagttttgctcaaacagcatcatattaggcaaggaatcataatacccacgctttttgcaccatttcacggCATAAACGGAGAATAAACCTTCTCacccagtggcgtcgcgtaacctcactttttacctgtgcaccgaccctaaaacttgcaattgcaggggatttatgatcaaaatcgaaatagaaatgagtgaaagcagctattctcgtcattttctaattattacaagcaaatttgttcataaaattcaagaatttatacttggtgcacaggtaaaaagtgaggttacgcgacgccactgttcTCACCatgcaaaaattcagctcattactacaaatctagtactacaccgaacgtgtcccattaGTCATGAATTTTGAGCTACCGGACGCTAGCAGCATATGATGTTCTAGAAAGTTTTGACTTCCTAACGAAACCAGTTCCACAATATCTGGATAATTGGTGCATTGATTTGCTGGTCCTTGGCATCTTGATTTTGTATTTCATGAGCCATCCGACCACGTTGAAAAAGGTTGATTTTagtgtgacataatttgtgtataacCCCCATTAAAGGAAACCCAATTCAAGTAGGTTCACGGTAAAAAGTACACTACCTACACTACCAAATTCCCCTATATAAAGCATACAAAAATTAATGGAACGGAGAAACATCTAAGTTAGAAATTCGCACACCTGTTCATTTTACCAACTCTTCCCTCTGATATACAATTTCCTGCCTACTTTCGCTACCACTTATCGACCACCTACCTTAATCTCGTCAGAATCCAGAGAGCTAACGCCACTCGATTCGCTGCCAACGGGCGATACCAGCTGCTTCTGGCCATGGCTTCCGGTGGTCGTAACACCACAACAGTCGACACTGAGTGGTGAAATCGGTGACAGTAGCCCGAAGCCGTCCAACAGATCTCCGACGGTCGTCAGCGGAACAGCGATGTTTAACGCCATCTAGAAGCATACGGATAGGAGAAAAAACTTCACTTTAGTTCGTTAGATATAGTCACCGACCTTCACTTcgcattagatttttttttcgttcaatcCTATCCCCAGTGGAGGCCACCACAACGCACGACAAAACGAAAATTCGCCATTTTTCTGCAGCACTCTTTCTTTACTTTCTTATCATTATTTCTTGGATTGATTCGGACAAGCGAAAATTCACAATGTTCAAACCGCAGACTGATAAGCCTTTCACGCTAATGCCCTTGCACAGATTGATAGTCAAAACAAGGGGTTCACCTTTTGTTTTCGCCACTTTTGGGCAGAATCCTTATCGGATGGGGGTCCCGGAGGAACTTTGCAGCTTCTGACGTAGAATTCGCAGAGTTCTGCATCCAGCACTATACGGGTGAGACAAGAGTAGAAAAATCGTATGCGGAGTCGAAAAATAAAAATAGCAATGATTACGTTGGCAAGTTCACACGACCGAATAAGATGACCCGAGCTCACTGCACACCAAGGTGCTTCTGTTGTGGGTACGTCGTGATCACAACCTGCGTATTTAGTGAGTATCAGAAAGCAGTgagcagtgaaattttcattcgATTGCTTTGACGGCTTTGACTTCTCTGTTCCACATATGGGAATGATGGAAAGGAACTGTCAGAAAGACATTTTCACTTCGATTATACTTTCTCACTCGCGTTTGGATCACTGCTACCACTACAACCTTACCTACTaccaattgagttgtccaaaaaatgtctcacgaaacctaatgcaagcctatccatatacgtgagaacaaaagatgtttacaaagttcttacagatagattaacacgggaaatctgaacacaaaccactaccacacaggaatttggattggtcaataaacATAAAAATGATTGGGGAATGGGGCGAAATGTGAACGTGAGACAAACTGGCTCCACGGTATCCACAGTAATAAATATTATGTTTGACCTGAGGGTTCAGGCTAGAAATGTGTtccccaatggggcacgttcggtgtagtactagatttgtagtgatgagctgaatttttgtatggtgagacggtcagatctccgtttctgcaaagaaatgatgcaaaaagcgtgggtattatgattccttgcctaatttgatgctgtttgagcaaaactttggataactagggTTTTATACCattggggcacgttcggtgtagtactagatttgaagtaatgagctgaattttagtatggcgagaaggtcaataggaggcaatcagtgaagtactagattgaaagtagtgagctggatttttgtatggcgagatgatcgattctccatttctgctatgaaatggtggtgcaaacagcgtaggttatatgatttattggctaatttgatgctatttgagcaaaagtttgaataactgtgttgttgtattattttttcctgcaacttcaacaacacagttatccaaacttttgctcaaacagcatcaaattagtcaataaatcatataacccacgctgtttgcaccatttcattgcagaaatggagaatcgatcatctcgccatacaaaaatccagctcactgctttcaatctagtacttcactgattgcctcctattctccgtttctgcaatgaaatggtgcaaaaagtgtaggtattatgattccttgcctaatttgatcctgtttgagcaaatctttgggcaatagtgttgttgttttctccatttctggcaacataaacaacatagttatccaaagttttgctcaaacaggatcaattaagcaaggaatcataatacccacgctttttacaccatttcattgcagaaacggaaaattgaccttctcaccatactaaaattcagctcattactacaaatctagtacttcaccgatctgcccttttgggcaggtgtacctattttgggcacttgccggtataactaagtcaataggaagcaatcagtgaagtactagattgaaagtagtgagctggatttttgtatggtgagatgatcagttctccatttctgtaatgaaacggtacaaacagcgtgggttatatgatttcttgactaatttgatgctatttgagcaaaagtttgagtaactttgttgttgtaatatttatttcctgcaacttcaacaactcagttttccaaacttttgctcaaacagcattaaattaggcaagaaaccatataacccacgctgtttgcaccatttcattgcagaaatggagaactgatcatctcaccatacaaaaatccagctcactactttcaatcaagtacttcactgattgcttcctatttcaaacggattgatttgaatttttgtatagagttaggcacgtacaataTCTAACTCTGTCAAGAACTctgtacaaaaactcaaatcaatcggtttgaaattgacttagttatagcggcaagtgcccaaaataggtacacctgcccaaatggtacaagaccctatgttgtttatgttgcaagaaatagagaaaacaacactgttgcccatagttttgctcaaacagcatcaaattaggcaaggaatcataatacccacgctttttccgccatttcattgcagaaacggagaaatggctttctcaccatactaaaatccagctcattactacaaatctagtactacaccgatctgtcctataggtcggctccagagaaaTGTTTTAATCCATTTGGAAAATTCGTGTCATCAATAGGAcatatcagtgaagtactagatttgtagtaatgagctgaattttagtatggtgagagggtcaattctccgtttctgcaatgaaatggtgcaaaaagcgtgggtattatgattccttgcctaataggAAGcattcagtgaagtactagattgaaagtagtgagctggatttttgtatggtgagatgaccagttctccatttctgtaatgaaatggtccaaacagcgtgggttatatgatttctagactaatttgatgctatttgagcaaaagtttgggtaactgtgatgttgtattatttatttcttgcaacttcaacaacacagttacccaaagttttgctcaaacagcatcaaattaggcaagaaaccatataacccacgctgtttgcaccatttcattgcagaaatggagaactgatcatctcaccatacaaaaatccagctcactactttcaatctagtacttcactgattgcgtcctatggggcacgttcagtgtagtactagatttgtagtaatgagctgaattttagtatggtgagaaggtcaattctccgtttctgcaatgaaatgatgcaaaaagcgtgggtattatgattccttgcctaatatgatgctgtttgagcaaaactttggataactatgttgtttatgttgcaagaaatggagaaaacaacaacactataggacagatcggtgaagtactagatttgtagtaatgagctgaattttagtatggtgagaaggtcaattctccatttctgcaatgaaatggtgcaaaaagcgtgggtattatgattccttgtctaatttgatgctgtttgagt contains the following coding sequences:
- the LOC109414029 gene encoding putative mediator of RNA polymerase II transcription subunit 26 isoform X2, whose product is MMALNIAVPLTTVGDLLDGFGLLSPISPLSVDCCGVTTTGSHGQKQLVSPVGSESSGVSSLDSDEIKKPSSPPTTPTEEVESPTTSSPLSSPEKTISETVNESESIEPKSSSSSSSSACSSLSSTDSISSNSDGIGSDEFVDATAQDLPDSEPTMPKVVKVEIGGRNVLNLLDNLTSPDHFRLQFAQLPENDNIHFFLDNRSQYHRLGANGHIQEYTMVKCKCCDFRYPVNGTSPSNGGGATASMGQVNLATIFQQQQQHQAQQQQTFQWKSYNNYDSISNRNKMGLNVAVNAFNKTFGGGNNGSQYFRNNVATSLFGRDSNRNNNNSGGNFLNSNSTSTYNNHKAYQQGFGSSNNNGNNKFSSQYGNYQFQQQQHSQPQQLFSKSQQMRYAISNSNGSAALAAAASALANQNMLNFNNFNSKNNMAAYFDARMN
- the LOC109414029 gene encoding putative mediator of RNA polymerase II transcription subunit 26 isoform X1, which produces MALNIAVPLTTVGDLLDGFGLLSPISPLSVDCCGVTTTGSHGQKQLVSPVGSESSGVSSLDSDEIKKPSSPPTTPTEEVESPTTSSPLSSPEKTISETVNESESIEPKSSSSSSSSACSSLSSTDSISSNSDGIGSDEFVDATAQDLPDSEPTMPKVVKVEIGGRNVLNLLDNLTSPDHFRLQFAQLPENDNIHFFLDNRSQYHRLGANGHIQEYTMVKCKCCDFRYPVNGTSPSNGGGATASMGQVNLATIFQQQQQHQAQQQQTFQWKSYNNYDSISNRNKMGLNVAVNAFNKTFGGGNNGSQYFRNNVATSLFGRDSNRNNNNSGGNFLNSNSTSTYNNHKAYQQGFGSSNNNGNNKFSSQYGNYQFQQQQHSQPQQLFSKSQQMRYAISNSNGSAALAAAASALANQNMLNFNNFNSKNNMAAYFDARMN